Proteins encoded by one window of Lacipirellulaceae bacterium:
- a CDS encoding Gfo/Idh/MocA family oxidoreductase, whose translation MSADLTQNKEPSRPFTTSRRRFLAASAAGVGYWVAGGVQAQPSNSPNGKLQIATFGVGGKGKSDTKNASRFGQIYAICDVDRGTMGRTAPFYKVPKENMFTDYRELFDKLGDRIDSVVVSTPDHTHAVIASQAMKTGKHCYCQKPLTHSIWEARQLQNIAREMGVVTQMGNQYTAYDPMRQAAYQVRSGQLGDVSEVHVWTNRPVWPQGEDRHEPKPVPETLDWESWIGPAPMRPYADGYHEFKWRGWWDFGTGALGDMACHTVNLPFMALTMRDPTAVTAETSGHNQDSYPEWSRIEFDFPALGDRAAFKLFWYDGTQLPPNSLTDQFLSQAEGDGKPAKLNASGCVMVGSKGNLYAAGDYAEGGIHWQDNQGEKMEPQQVDYPKPLGKPELGHVQEFYTAIAKNDPSMAVSNIVDYGGPLTETILLGNLAVWKGGRVEWDAKKLKPDDPALEKIVRREYREGYTL comes from the coding sequence ATGAGTGCAGACCTTACTCAGAACAAAGAGCCTAGCCGTCCTTTCACTACTTCGCGTCGTCGATTTCTAGCTGCCTCAGCAGCAGGGGTTGGCTACTGGGTAGCCGGCGGGGTGCAGGCTCAGCCTTCCAACAGCCCTAACGGCAAGCTTCAGATTGCAACCTTCGGGGTTGGTGGCAAAGGAAAGAGCGACACGAAGAACGCCTCGCGTTTTGGACAGATCTACGCCATCTGCGACGTTGATCGCGGCACGATGGGACGGACCGCTCCGTTTTATAAAGTGCCCAAGGAGAATATGTTCACGGACTACCGTGAGCTCTTCGACAAATTGGGTGATCGAATTGATTCGGTAGTCGTTAGTACGCCTGACCACACCCATGCGGTGATTGCCTCGCAGGCGATGAAGACCGGCAAGCACTGCTATTGCCAAAAGCCACTGACGCACTCTATCTGGGAAGCTCGCCAGCTGCAAAACATCGCCCGTGAGATGGGCGTGGTCACCCAGATGGGCAATCAGTACACGGCTTACGATCCCATGCGTCAAGCAGCCTATCAAGTTCGCTCCGGGCAGCTTGGTGATGTCAGTGAAGTGCACGTCTGGACCAACCGTCCGGTCTGGCCGCAGGGTGAAGATCGCCACGAACCCAAGCCTGTGCCTGAGACGCTGGATTGGGAATCATGGATCGGCCCCGCCCCGATGCGTCCGTATGCCGATGGGTATCACGAATTCAAATGGCGCGGCTGGTGGGACTTCGGCACCGGTGCCCTCGGCGACATGGCGTGCCACACGGTGAACCTCCCGTTCATGGCACTCACGATGCGTGACCCGACAGCCGTAACTGCCGAAACTTCCGGACACAATCAGGACAGCTATCCCGAATGGTCACGGATTGAATTCGATTTCCCAGCACTTGGTGATCGAGCAGCGTTCAAACTTTTCTGGTACGACGGCACCCAGTTGCCTCCGAACTCGCTGACCGATCAGTTCCTCTCGCAAGCTGAAGGAGACGGCAAACCAGCCAAGCTCAATGCGAGTGGCTGCGTGATGGTTGGCAGCAAGGGGAATCTCTACGCAGCCGGTGACTATGCCGAAGGGGGCATCCACTGGCAGGACAACCAGGGCGAAAAGATGGAGCCCCAGCAAGTGGACTATCCCAAGCCGCTGGGCAAACCGGAGTTGGGTCACGTCCAGGAGTTCTATACAGCCATCGCGAAGAACGATCCGAGCATGGCGGTCTCGAACATCGTCGACTACGGAGGGCCGCTGACCGAAACGATTTTGCTAGGCAACCTAGCTGTTTGGAAAGGTGGCCGCGTCGAGTGGGACGCCAAGAAGCTCAAGCCGGACGATCCTGCGTTGGAGAAGATCGTGCGGCGTGAGTATCGCGAGGGGTATACGCTGTAG
- a CDS encoding flagellar basal body-associated FliL family protein gives MITKLPGNVTTTLLLALGMCLQVGCIDSEGMISRRREITRGMRLEQVDLGRFHITLPPKTPDGKGGVVNFHAFVQVTNRDRDHVQTIVDESIPRLRHHMLMAVRRFSADDLTEPELVALRKELVEAVNEPFKEPLVKEAGFYKFKFFTL, from the coding sequence ATGATCACTAAATTGCCGGGTAATGTGACAACTACCTTACTGCTGGCGCTGGGGATGTGTCTGCAAGTGGGTTGCATTGATTCTGAGGGGATGATCAGCCGTCGGCGAGAAATCACCCGCGGGATGCGGTTGGAACAAGTCGACCTTGGCCGCTTCCACATCACTCTGCCTCCCAAGACGCCCGATGGCAAAGGAGGCGTCGTGAACTTTCACGCGTTCGTGCAAGTCACGAATCGCGACCGCGATCACGTCCAAACGATCGTGGACGAAAGCATTCCTCGACTCCGCCATCACATGCTGATGGCCGTCCGCCGCTTCTCCGCGGATGATCTGACCGAGCCTGAACTGGTTGCCCTGCGAAAAGAGCTGGTCGAAGCCGTGAACGAACCGTTTAAAGAGCCACTGGTGAAAGAAGCCGGGTTCTATAAGTTCAAGTTTTTTACGCTGTAA
- a CDS encoding flagellar basal body-associated FliL family protein, translated as MTKKLLHRSLHFLLSALLVSFASEAAYGADDATGSKAAGDAATTPDENAEAQEKTKHITFDLGTFRLREFRPTRNDTAILLFAVHLKLHDDVSEKTLDRLQKWKQRLRNEALTAVRSVELADYQDPGLIRVQKVILLRINRLLPMPLVERIYVTEFTVGDH; from the coding sequence ATGACCAAAAAACTTCTTCATCGATCGTTGCACTTTCTACTGAGTGCTTTGCTTGTCAGCTTCGCTAGCGAAGCTGCCTATGGGGCTGACGACGCCACTGGGTCGAAGGCGGCAGGTGATGCCGCAACAACTCCAGATGAGAACGCGGAAGCGCAAGAGAAAACGAAGCACATCACTTTCGACCTAGGTACTTTTCGCCTCCGCGAATTCCGCCCGACCCGCAACGATACGGCAATCCTGCTGTTCGCGGTGCATCTCAAACTGCACGATGATGTCTCAGAGAAAACACTGGATCGTTTACAAAAATGGAAGCAGCGATTACGTAACGAAGCGCTCACGGCGGTGCGTTCTGTCGAATTGGCTGACTACCAGGACCCAGGGCTGATTCGTGTGCAGAAAGTCATTCTACTGCGGATCAATCGTTTACTTCCTATGCCTTTGGTCGAACGTATTTACGTGACCGAGTTCACAGTGGGCGATCACTAG